From the genome of Candidatus Defluviilinea proxima:
TAATTCCCGCCTTGATCAGTCCCTTTTTGACGGCTTTCCCAAATGCATCGCTGAGATAACTGGAAGCGGCCTCGTAGGAAAGGTCAACAGGTAACGATGATTTATCCTCATCTACCACCATGACGGTTAGGTATACACCATCAGAGACCTTGGCCTCATCGAAACTCGGACCAAACAGGCATGGAGTATCTACAACGTCCCCTTTGCGTACCGAGATTGGTCCGTTCCCCGGGCAGAACATTCCGCTTGATTTGCCTTTTGAGTCAGAAGCCAGAATGAATAGACGGAACTCTCCTGGACCGTTGACATCACCGATGTTACCTAGAATCTTGATTTGATCTATATAGAAGTTTACGAAATTACTTTGGGCACCCGTCTCTGGCTTTTCGGGTTGTGCTGCTGTTACAGAAGAAATCCCACCATAGGGCAGGAGTACTGCCGCTAAGAGAACAGAGACCACGAACCGTAGCTTGAACATATTACCTCCTTTTTGTATCATCCACCTGTGTTTTACCAAGCTATGAATCAGAACATTCAAAATAGCTTGACCTACTTTCATGACGCCCTTACGTCATTTTTGTATCATATGAGGTTTTTAGAATTACACTTCTTTACTCAGGAGTCTTTTACTGAGATGTAAGTACATCCACGTTTAACGTGAAGGCGCTTATAGATCACCTACTCCTCTCTGTAACCAAGTATTTTCTATCGTATGCGAATTGTTTTTGCACCATTCCAGTGCTGTTACAGGAAGTTTGTTTCAGCGGTTTTGATCAAAGTTTCCTTCATCAGTGTTGGGCCTCCCTCGTGTGATGCGACCCCGATCTTGAGCGAAAATTTAACGGTTTTACCTTCTTCTGTTTTAAATTCCTTCTCAAAGATCGTCAGAAGCCTCTTGCACACTGCGCGCGCTCCTGCCTCATTTGTCGAGGGGAGCAAGATCAAGTACCCTGTCCCATAATGGACGGGGATATCCACGGAACGCAGATATGAGTTAATCGTGGTTTCAAAAATGGAGGAAGCCGATTCGGGTGTTTTTTCATCCGAAGTATGCGGCGTCATTTCGAGATAGATCAATGATATGGGAGAAGGATATCGAATAGCACGTAAAATTTCATGGTCCATGATTATCTGGAAGGCTTCTTCACTATAGATCGGGTCTTTCGGTAAAGAGTTCTTGTTCATCGTGCAAATTCCTTTCCGTTACTTTGATTTTTACCATCATACTCCACTCTTGAATGTCCTATCCAGGATCGATGGTATTGCATGGATCGCTCTTTGACTGTTGGTAAAGTTAATGTAAATCGCTTTTAATTTCAGAAGGATTGCCGTTTCCCTTAATCCATACTAAGGACAGGTATCCATTTCTATGGGGTCATTGAGATAGCCGCTCAGTTTGATGGGTCCCTTGGGTGTGTAGAGTTTTAAATCCACATCCCCGCCGGAGTTGTTTTTACGCAGGGTTACTTCAATGGTGGATGAGCCTGTATATGTATACAGTGGAAAATCTGTATGAGAATAACCATGCATCTCTGTTTTTACTTTACAACCATCCACTGAGACCGCCATTCCATATGCTGTTCCACACTGGATCTCCTGCAGAGGGAAATTCCCACCGAAATTCTCACCATCTTCAGAAGTTCCGATATCCACACTACCTCCGTGCGTACTGCAGATGCTGATACTTGGCCCAAGCAGTTGAAGTGTCACATTTCCAACGCCAGCACTATCTTCTGCTTCACGCGCTATGAGTGTAAAACCATACTCCTGCCCCTTTTGATCAATTAAGGTTGCAAAAGGGATGGATATGAACCCGCCAGGTTGCCCATTGACAACGACCTCGCGTGCGGGAAGAGAGAAACCAGCCAGCACCAACACTAGGATCAAACCTATGAATAAGATAAACCTTTTTAGTTGTGCATTCATTGTTACCTCCACAAACGCCATAACTTTATGTTCAACTCTTACGGCAACCCTTCCTTGTTATTATAGGAAGTATCCCAGTTGAATACAAGCACCTGTAACTTTTATCTACCTGCAGTTATCAGGCCGTTAACTATTAATTTTCGTCATTGTTTTGATGTGGAATATCACTGGCTTGTATTCGAGAGAGGAATATAATCATCTTTAGCATCCCGGTTACCTTCAAATGATGGACATCGAACCCCAAAAAGCGTTCCCTGAAGGAATATCGCTGGAGGATCTGGGCGGAACAAGGATCCTCACATACGAGTGGTATTCACATTTTTACATCCCGCTCTTTATCTTCTTTTTGTGTTGGGATGGATTCCTGCTCCATTACTTCATTCAATTGGTACTTGCTCATGACCCCAGTCTATGGGGATCTCTGTTGTTTGCGCTTCCTCATATAACCGTTGGCCTGTTCATGACCTATTACATGATCGCCATCGTTGTGAACGTGACCACCATCGAAATGGGGAATGGGGAACTGAAGTTGACCCATTCGCCTCTTCCCTGGCGCGGCAATCAGACCGTCAACATGTTCGACCTGAAAAGCGTCGCTTGTGAAAGGGGCAGGGGATCGAGACGGTCTCCCAGTGCGGATATCGTCCTGTACTTCACTAATGGGGAAAAAAGAGACTTGATATCCTCGATCCAAAATTGGGACAGCGCCCGCTTCATTCGTGACCAGGTGCTGGCCTTCCGAAATCAGTCGCTTCACCTGGACGATTCTCCCTCGCCACCACCCCCATCAGACGATGTCAACATATGGGGGAAACACATCACAGACCAGTCCTCGCGCATACGACCTGTGAATGTGCTCGTCATCATCCTTTTGATCGTCATGGCAGGGACAATGTTCGTAGCCGCCAGATCTTTGCGTTCCCTCACAACTTCTTCAAGGCCCATCTCGCCCGGTCCCTATGCTCAAATTGCAATATGGGAATTTCGAGGCGATGACATAGCACGGGTTGCCGTGCTTGATACCTACACTGACACAACATCCAAACATAGCAATTGGTTCAGTCTCCCTCTGGTGTGGAAGGAAACCGATATGATAAGCGCTGTTCCCATTGCAGGCACAGTGCTTGAACATTATGTAGGCGATCAAACCTATAGAGATCAAAGCTATCGTTACCACAGTTATTTCATCGAAAGTGACCAACGTACCTTCGGCTGTTCTGCGACCTTTGCAACATTGCCTCATCTGCACATCACCGGTGAAACTTCGCGTCTCATCAGCATTGGGTTTGATCCAACCGATGAAATTGCCGCACGAACCAGTTCTATAGCTGTGGTTGTGATACCCAACGGTGTGCGAGATGTTGCCATCACCGATTTCCAGCCGTACAAGACACTGACGCAAAATGGGCGCACGCTGTACTACTATGATCTAAAGCCGATCACCACGCATGTGTCCGTTCACATCTCTTATACGCTTGCAGGCACATCCACCACAGATATCGACCTGAATACGGTCATGCAGAATAGCAAGCCCTAGTATCGGATTAACCAAAAAAAACAGAGAGAGCTACATAAGGCTTTCTCTGTTTTTTTTTATTTGATCTCTTGCAAAAGTCTAAAACTTCTAACCACGGAGACGCCGAGACACGGATTTCTTAATTTGTTTTCTCCCAGTGTCTCTGTGGCTCAGTGGTTCAAAAGGTTTTACACATGAACACCTTATGACTTATAGCCTGACTTATTTCCTCACATGCCAATCGCCGACGATGACCCACTTATACGTGGTCAACTCCCTCAGCGCCATCGGGCCGCGGGCGTGCAGGCGTTGGGTGGAGATGGCGACCTCGGCGCCGAGACCTAATTCTGTGCCATCGGTGAAGCGCGTGCTGGCGTTGACGTAGACGGCGGCTGAGTCTACTTCTGCGATGAAGCGTTGAGCGTGCTCATCGGTGCGGGTCAGAATGCCATCGGAGTGTGCGGTGCTGTGCGCGGCGATGTGGTCAATGGCTTCGTCGAGTCCGTTCACTACTTTGAGTCCCAGCACAAGCGAGAGCCATTCGGTATCGAAGTCCTTTTCTCCCGCAGGCGCAACAGACTCATGACTCACCATCCCTGCCGCGGTTGGCTCTGCACGGAAGGTCACACCTGATGGGGCAAGATGCTCGATTACTTTCGGCAAAAACTCTTTTGCGATGGATTGATGGACAAGAATCGTATCGAGCGCATTGCAGACACTCGGTCGCTGTGTCTTGGCATTGTGAATAATTTTCACGGCGGCGGCTTGATCGGCGGTGTCGTCCACGAAGAGATGACAGATGCCGATGCCGCCTGTGATGACGGGGATGTGACTATTCTCGCGGCAGAACTCATGCAAGCCTGCGCCGCCACGCGGGATGATCATGTCCACGTAATTGCGCAGATGTAAAAGCTCAAGCACCAGCGCACGGTCGGGACTGTCAATGAACTGGATGGCATCTGTTGGGATTCCGCTCTGAGTCAATGCCTTTTGCAGGGATGCGACTAACGCGCGATTCGAACTTAATGTTTCACTGCCTCCTCGCAAAATGACCGCGTTGCCACTCTTGAGCGCGAGTCCTGCCACGTCTACGGTGACGTTGGGTCGCGCCTCATAGATGACTCCCAGCACGCCCAAAGGCACACGCTGTTTGCGGACGTGCAGTCCGTTTGGCAGAGTCTCTTCATCGAATATCTCACCGACAGGGTCGGGTAGGTTGGCAACGATCCGCAGACTGTCCGCGATGCTGGCAAGACGTGACTCGTTCAGCATGAGTCGGTCGATCAACGAGTCTGTGAGGCCGTTGGCTTTGCCAGCTTCCACGTCTTGTGCATTGGCGGCGAGAATTCCCTTTTGGTCAGCGATCAAGGTGTCCGCAAGAGTATGAAGTGCGGCGTTCTTTTGTTCTGTTGTCAGGCGGGCGAGAGTCCGCGATGCAAGACGGGCGCGTTTTCCAAGATTAGTTAACATGATAAATTCTCCTCTTTTTACTATCCGTCATTGCGAGGAGGGCGCTAGCCCGACGAAGCAATCCCCTACACGGTGTTGGAGATTGCTTCGTCGCCCTTCGGACTCCTCGCAATGACGGATATTTTTTTATAACAACACTAAATCATTCCGATGAATGACTTCATCACCATAATCATACCCAAGCAGGGACTCGATATCATCCGAGTGACGACCACGCAGGCGCGTGAGGTCCGCGCTGGAATAGGAGGTGATGCCGCGCGCGAGTTCACGTCCGTTTTCATCTGTGACGCGGACGGTATCGCCGCGATCAAACTCGCCCGAGACTTGAGTCACGCCGATGGGGAGGAGACTGCCTCCGCGCTTGAGTGCGGACGCGGCGCCGTCATTGACCGTGATCTGCCCGGGCGCAAGCCGACCGGCAAGGATGTAGCGTTTGCGGCTTTCCAGCGTGGAAAAGGCCGGTGCGAAGCGAGTACCCAACCTCTCGTTATTCAAGAGGCGGGTCAACACGTTTGGCTCAGTCCCATGCGCGATGACGACCGTCGTGCCGGAACGTCGCGCCAAATCCGCTGCTTGAAGTTTGGTCACCATACCGCCTGTGCCGAGTTGAGTCCCGTTGCCGCCTGCCGCCTCCCACAATGCGGATGGAATCTCAGGCTCTGTCACTTCTTCCACAAGCTTTGCGTTTGGATCGTTACGTGGGTCGGCGGTGAAGAGACCGGGCTGATCGGTGAGCAAAGCGAGCATGTCCGCTTCGACCACGTTGGCGACCAGCGCGGAGAGATTGTCGTTATCGCCCACGCGGATCTCCTCCGTGGCGACCGTGTCATTTTCATTGATGATGGGGAGGATGCCGTGCTCGATCAGCGCGGTGATCGTACTGCGGGCATTGAGGTAACGGCGGCGTTCGGCGAGGTCGGCGCGTGTGAGCAGGACTTGCGCCACAGTGCGACCATACAACGCGAAGATCTGTTCATAGATCGCCATGAGCCGCGGCTGACCTACCGCCGAGACCATTTGCTTGGCGGGCAATCCCTTGGGTAGTTGAGGGTAACCGAGCTTCTCCCGTCCCGCCGCCATTGCGCCTGAAGAGACGAGGATCACTTGATGTCCTGCATCTTGTATGTGAGCGATCTGTCGCGCCAATTCAACGATCAGTGGCGGCGTGATCTTGTTTGTTCCAGCCGTAAGCGTGGATGTTCCGATCTTTACAACGATGAGCATGTGAGGTTTGAGTCCAATTTAATATTGGGCGAGATTATACCCTCCTCAAAGTAATTAACCGCAAAGCCCGCGAAGTGCGCAAAGAAAAACCATTATCCTTCACGCTCTTGGCGCGCTTCGCGGTTCAAAGATAATAATAAATTCGGCTACAGCGTTGGCTTGCTGGATGCAACGGCATGGGCAATTCCATGTGTCTGAAAATAGCTTACTGGAATTGGACCTTTTTCAATGTAAAAAGTCTCAAGGCAAATTTGCCTTGAGACTTTTTGTTGTCAGGAAATGCTATTTATTGCCAAATATGTTGACGGTGTATGCACCGTCGGATGTATCCATTTGAGCGACGACAAAGTAATTCGTTGATCCATCGGAACCGGCCATACTCCATACCGCATAATTTCCCCCCGCAAACTCATTCGTCTGGATCGGAGCGTCACCCCAACCGGCTGCCGCAGCCTGAGTTTTGTAGTACGTCAGCGTGTTTTCCCACGCAGTATTTGCCGGAAGTCGAAAAAGATCATAGTCAAACGTGCTGAAGCCAACGGATTGCACAACTTGCTGAGCGACAGCATCCCATTGCACCTGATGTCTAAGTTGGTCTCCCATTGCGGTTGGCTTGGACATAGTAGCCAGTGTGGCTTCGGTAGGCAGAACTGTGGGTGGAATCGCGGTTCCACTGTCGCCAGTCACCGGTATGCCAGCCATAAATTCAGCAGCTATCGCTTGAGCTTTGGTTATCAAAGCGGTCGCAGCGGCATTACTGATCTTCTTTCCTGCCTGAGCCTGAACTTCATTGATAAAAGAGCCCATTTCATTGGCGGCTGGGTCCATTTGACCGTTCATCACTTTTTTATTAATGGTCTCAAGTTTTGCCAATAAACCATTTTCAGCCTGACCTGTGATTTCTCCGCTGGTAACGTAACCGTTAACCATGGCAATCAACTCATCCACATTTCCTGTAAAAGTGGATGGGGTGGCGGTGGTTGCGTCCATAGGGGTTTCCGCGGTAGATGTTTCCGTCATACCGGGAGTGGCAGTAGTATCATTGCCCGATGGAGTTGCCGGTCCACAGGCGGCCATGGCGAGGGTCAATATGAGTAAGGCAAGTATAGATGTAATTTTCTTCATTATTTGTTTGTCTCCGATCCATTGTCTATTTTGCGAAGGCGTAGTTCATTCAAAGACCACCCCTTCACAGTACCTATAGAGTACAGCAAACATACCCATTTCACATCGGTTAGAAGGTGGGATTCGTTCTCCGCTGATTGGGGGGCATCCTTTGCCTTTCCCTGCTCTTTCCTTTGTGTCCTTCGTGGTAAAAAAATTACACAATCGGCTACAATAGCGCCCTATGGCACTCATCAGTCTCCAGGACGTTACCATCGGTTTCGGTGGTCCGCGCCTGATGGAAGAAATCAATCTACAGATAGAAAACGGCGAAAGCGTTGGCTTGCTTGGGCGCAACGGCATGGGCAAGTCCACGCTGTTGAAGCTCATCAGCGGCGATATTCAACCGCACGGCGGAACCATCGCTCGCCAGCAAAATATCCGCGTGGCCTATCTACCGCAGGAAGTACCCCAATCCCTGAGTGGACGTGTTGCCGATGTCGTTGCCAGCGGACTCGAAGCGGTCACGTCTCCGCTTGACGATGAACATCAGTGGCAACGTCAGCACCAGATCGATAAAATTATCTCGCGCATGGATCTCGACCCTGAAGCCAGGTTTGAAGTCCTTTCGGCAGGGATGAAGCGCCGCGTCTTCCTTGCCCGTGGCTTGGTCCGCGAACCGAATCTGCTTCTCCTCGACGAACCCACCAACCACCTCGATATCAATGCCATTGACTGGCTTGAAGATTTCCTCAAGCGTTGGGGCGGCACACTTTTGTTCGTCACACATGACCGCGTCTTTTTACAGTCCCTTGCCAAACGCATCATCGAACTCGACCGTGGCAGTCTCTTCGATTGGAACTGTGACTATCCCACCTTTATCAAACGCAAAGAAGAGATGCTCTCCGCTGAGCAAACGCAGAATGCTCTCTTCGATAAAAAACTTGCACAAGAAGAAGCCTGGATCCGTCAGGGCATCGAAGCGCGCCGCACCCGCAACGAAGGACGTGTCCGTGCTTTGAAGCGTCTGCGTGAAGAGCGTAAACAACGCCGCGAACTCTCTGGCAAAGTGCGTATGCAGATCGGTTCCGAAAATCGTTCGGGTAGATTGGTCATCGAAGCTGAGAATATCAGTTATGCCTACTCTGCTCCCGACGCCGTCCTCGGCGCCGGGGACGGCGTCGAGAGCAAGAATCTAATTAGTAATTTCACGGCCACCATTCAACGTGGCGACAAGATCGGCATCGTCGGCGCGAATGGTTCGGGCAAGACCACGCTTCTCAAACTCCTCATGGGGCAACTCAAGCCAACGCAAGGACAGATCGAACAAGGCACAAACGTGGAGATGGCGTACTTCGACCAACTCCGTTCGCAACTCGATGAGTCCAAGTCCGTGCTTGATAATGTTGGTCAAGGACGCGATACCATCACCATCAACGGCAAGTCCCGCAACCTGATGGGCTATCTCGAAGATTTTCTTTTCACCCGTGAACGTGTCCGCTCGCCTATCAGTGCCCTCTCTGGCGGCGAGCGCAATCGTCTACTCCTCGCACGTCTCTTCACCCAACCTGCCAACCTGCTCATCCTCGACGAGCCCACCAACGATCTCGATATCGAAACCCTCGAAGTCCTCGAAGACCTTCTATTAGAATATGACGGTACGCTCCTGCTCGTCAGTCATGACCGCGCCTTTCTCAATAACATCGTCACTTCAACTTATATTTTGGATGATAGCAACGTCACCGAATACATCGGCGGATACGACGACTGGCACAAACTCCTTGCAGACTCAAAACCCGCCTCTGACGTGTCAAAGCCGGCTCCGGCGAAACAAACTTCTTCCACCACTGACGCCAAGTCCGCTCCGCGCAAACTCAGTTACAACGAAAAACGAGAACTCGAGACCCTGCCCAAGCAAATAGAAACCCTCGAAACTGAACAACATGAATTGAACGTCAAAATGGAATCACCTGAATTCTATCTGCAAGACGGTACCCTCATCACCCAAGCCGTTGACCGCCTAGGACAGATCCACGATGAACTGTCCCGCCTCTATCAGCGCTGGGGCGAATTGGAAGTGTGATTTAAAATCTCTTACTGTCTTTTATTTTTGTTTTATCGCACCAGAGTGAACGTAATACCATTGCAATCTTTGTACACGCCAGGATAACGGTATATTTACGGCATTCACCGATTTCAAGTACTTTGGTAGATCACTCCCGTTCCCTGGCCAAACAACCAGGTCCCATTCTATATCTCGAATATCAACAAGTGGTTGGGCAGGATTTAATTTTATTTTTGTGTCATAGATCCCATACTGATTGGGGCACATAGCCGAAACTTCATTCTTAAGGTGGCCCGTATAGTCACTAGCGATAAGCATATTTGCGCACTTGAGGGGAGTCCCATATGCAAATACAACCTTTACTTCATCTTTGGGTGCATCTAACTCCTCTGCCAACATACTTACAACTTGAGTTTTTGCCGCTTCCACTTCTTCTTCATAATAGGATTTTTCCAGTGCAAGGTTTATTTCTTGTGGAAGCGTGATTGCCATGCTGATTAATATTGCAGCATGGACTACACCTGTCCATTTTGCTCTTTTCAAGTTGACAAACTCAAATAGGTTGATTACCACTAGAAGTAATACAGGTACTACGGCCGCAAGCGTAAGAGTGTATCGTAATTTTACAGCCGCCTTGGTGAACAGAATTAACAATAACGCTATCTGAAATAGTAACCCAACGACCATTGCTTGAACCGACGATGGGATTGTTGATGCTATTTTTCGTGCCTGACGGACCAGCCAAATGACCGTAAAGATGGAAGTTATTAGCATGACCATTGTTAGTGGGATGCTTGCCCACCAAAAACGAACGGCGATTGCGATGATTTCGAGAGAAAAAACTCCCGTTTCGCCCATTCCATACATCCCTGTGTGTGTGCTAATCTCAATTAACCATGCTGCAAATCGTGGCAATTCTTTGTAGACAGGGATTAACATGGAAATAATTCCTGCTATCGTGCCCAGTAAAAAGATTAGGATTGCTGAAATACCGTTTTTATACGACCGACTTATACGAATGGTATAAATAAAGATGGTAAGAATCCCACCAGCAACCCAAGTGAAAAAATATATATGGACGGTTGCCAGTATGCCAACGGTAGCACCTGAAAGAAGAAGAAAATTCCTGCTTAGCTTTGTTTCTTTACGCAATTCATTGTACAGCCAAAGCAGCCACAGCGTTCCAAAGGGGTAGTTCAGGGAGTTATGAGACCAAAGTGTAAGCGAATGAAAACTTTGAGGGTGGAAAACAAAATATGCCAAAGGGAGGGTGATCGCCCCGATAAAGCGGAAGTTTTTTAGAGATGAATATGCAGTATTGAAAAAATATCCTGCGGTAAGAAGGCAGGTGACCAATAAAAAAGCATGCGCCATGATGAAGAACACCACAGGCTTGGTGATAAAAAATTGAATAAAAGAATTTATGTCCTGAAAGAATGGGCGTGTAACTGCAAGTATCAAAGAGCCGATAAGGTGAATTGGTGTTCCGGGGTGATCGACATATGTGTAGGTTTTTCCAATAAATACTGATAGGGAATCAATTAAATAGAAAGCAGCAGGATCTCCGTTAAACCAGTAACTTGGATGACGAGTCCAATATACCCAATATCCGATAAGCGGTGCTGCGATGAGAATGTACCCTGCAATTTTTTCTTTCTTGATACCAACCATAAGAATTAGTGCTTCTCCGTTTGTTTTATATCACTATATACTTTGTCAGATAATAGTATTTTCTTGAGACGAGCGCTTTTTTCTCTCATTAACAGCCCATTTATATTCATTGCTCGTTAATTTTTCGACTGCGTTGCACACGTTCACCGCTTGCAATACATCTATTGCATAATGGCGAACAAGTCGTGTCCGTATTATTTTGTCAATACATCTGAATGGATAAAGAACCAGCTTGGATAGAGTGCGTTCCATGATTTCGGGATATTAACGGCACCAACGGAATCTAAATATTTTGGCAGATCTGAACCGTTACCAGGCCAAACGACAATGTCCCAATCAATATCTGTGATAGCCCTTACCGGCACTGCAGTGTTCAACTCGATATTTGAATCCCAAACCGCATGTTGATTTGGACAAACATCTCCTAGCTCATCTTTGAAGGAACCTGTCCAGTTGCTGGCATGTAGCAGGCCTGCACATTTCAATGGAGTCGCGTAGGCATATACAACGACTACATCTTTTTCTTTCATCCCCATTTTCTTTGCAAAACGATTGACTGCGCGGTCTTTAGACTTTTGTGTATCTTTTTCAAGTTGCGACCAATAGTCAACATTCTCTTTTTGGTTGTACAAAGAGAGAACTACTCCGGCAAGGGCCAATATATAAGCGGCCTTTAAAACTAAACTTGCTTTCCAGGGCGTTGACTCTAGAAACTTCACGATCAGGAAAACCAATACGGGAAGGATGCCTGCAAGGGAAAGGGAGTACCTCAACTTAACTGATGCTTTGATCATAAGGAGAAGAATGATCGTAATTTGAAACAGCAGCCCAACGACCATTGAATAGTCGCCAGCGGGAATTCTTGTAGCTGTTCTCTTTGCCCAAGAAACGAATACCCCCAATAGTACAAGGCTGGCTAAGAGCAAAATGATCATAAAACGTATTGTTGACCACCAAAATGAAACACTAATAGGAATTAGCGAAAGAGAGAAAACACCGCTTTCACCTGAACCATAAATCCCTAAATGTGTAATAATACTTCCGAGCCATTTAGCAAAACGTGGCAGTTCCTTGTGAATAGGAATTAACATCAACACAACCCCAATGAGACCGCCCAGAGACATGTAAAGCCCTGATATTATGGCCTGTTTGAAACCTTTACCAAGCCGTAGAGCATAGATAACAATCGTGAACACTCCTGCAACGATCCAGGCGAAAAAATACATTTGTGCGATTGCCAGGACTCCGCAAGTCAGACCGAGTAATATGAGTTTGGTATGTTTAACATCCTGCTCATTTCTCATTTCTCGATAGAGCCAAATTAGTAAAAGTGTACCTATAGGATAATTCAAAGAATTATGCGACCATAGTGTTAATGATTGGTAGCTAAGCGGATGGGCAATAAAAAACAACAAGGTTATAGCCATTGCGCCCACCACACGGTTTTGATGTAGAGTTTCTTTGACTGTTTTGTAAAACACTGTTGCACATAGAAGATTGACTGCCAGCAAAAATATATTCGCCATCAAAAAAAACACACCGGGTCTTGCTATGAAGAATTGAACGAATGCTTCACGGCTTTGAAAGAATGGATAGGTCAAAG
Proteins encoded in this window:
- a CDS encoding glutamate-5-semialdehyde dehydrogenase, which codes for MLTNLGKRARLASRTLARLTTEQKNAALHTLADTLIADQKGILAANAQDVEAGKANGLTDSLIDRLMLNESRLASIADSLRIVANLPDPVGEIFDEETLPNGLHVRKQRVPLGVLGVIYEARPNVTVDVAGLALKSGNAVILRGGSETLSSNRALVASLQKALTQSGIPTDAIQFIDSPDRALVLELLHLRNYVDMIIPRGGAGLHEFCRENSHIPVITGGIGICHLFVDDTADQAAAVKIIHNAKTQRPSVCNALDTILVHQSIAKEFLPKVIEHLAPSGVTFRAEPTAAGMVSHESVAPAGEKDFDTEWLSLVLGLKVVNGLDEAIDHIAAHSTAHSDGILTRTDEHAQRFIAEVDSAAVYVNASTRFTDGTELGLGAEVAISTQRLHARGPMALRELTTYKWVIVGDWHVRK
- a CDS encoding ATP-binding cassette domain-containing protein, with product MALISLQDVTIGFGGPRLMEEINLQIENGESVGLLGRNGMGKSTLLKLISGDIQPHGGTIARQQNIRVAYLPQEVPQSLSGRVADVVASGLEAVTSPLDDEHQWQRQHQIDKIISRMDLDPEARFEVLSAGMKRRVFLARGLVREPNLLLLDEPTNHLDINAIDWLEDFLKRWGGTLLFVTHDRVFLQSLAKRIIELDRGSLFDWNCDYPTFIKRKEEMLSAEQTQNALFDKKLAQEEAWIRQGIEARRTRNEGRVRALKRLREERKQRRELSGKVRMQIGSENRSGRLVIEAENISYAYSAPDAVLGAGDGVESKNLISNFTATIQRGDKIGIVGANGSGKTTLLKLLMGQLKPTQGQIEQGTNVEMAYFDQLRSQLDESKSVLDNVGQGRDTITINGKSRNLMGYLEDFLFTRERVRSPISALSGGERNRLLLARLFTQPANLLILDEPTNDLDIETLEVLEDLLLEYDGTLLLVSHDRAFLNNIVTSTYILDDSNVTEYIGGYDDWHKLLADSKPASDVSKPAPAKQTSSTTDAKSAPRKLSYNEKRELETLPKQIETLETEQHELNVKMESPEFYLQDGTLITQAVDRLGQIHDELSRLYQRWGELEV
- the proB gene encoding glutamate 5-kinase, encoding MLIVVKIGTSTLTAGTNKITPPLIVELARQIAHIQDAGHQVILVSSGAMAAGREKLGYPQLPKGLPAKQMVSAVGQPRLMAIYEQIFALYGRTVAQVLLTRADLAERRRYLNARSTITALIEHGILPIINENDTVATEEIRVGDNDNLSALVANVVEADMLALLTDQPGLFTADPRNDPNAKLVEEVTEPEIPSALWEAAGGNGTQLGTGGMVTKLQAADLARRSGTTVVIAHGTEPNVLTRLLNNERLGTRFAPAFSTLESRKRYILAGRLAPGQITVNDGAASALKRGGSLLPIGVTQVSGEFDRGDTVRVTDENGRELARGITSYSSADLTRLRGRHSDDIESLLGYDYGDEVIHRNDLVLL